The Acanthopagrus latus isolate v.2019 chromosome 20, fAcaLat1.1, whole genome shotgun sequence genomic sequence ATGAATGAACAGGCAATGAAAGACAGTAATTTCATTTGAGGCACCAGCCACATCGAACTGTATCACAAGATCTGACAAACAGAGGCCGACACTGTGTTCAAGACGTGGTGCCGGAAAGTGGAAGAGGATCTGATTGGTTCCTTACAGCTTCTCTCTCCGGGGTGACTTGTGTGCCTTTGTCCACAGTTTTGACCCTCGATGGATAAGGAGGAGCCGGCCGGAGGTCTCCTTTCAGCTCCTTCACCTCCGTCTTCAGTGGGCCTCCGCAGGCCTGGCCCTTCATCTTGTACACGTTCATGTGCAGCTGGTTGCCCTGCTTCTCGGcactctgtgcacacaaataAGCATTTGACACATACCACAGGAGACTGACGCAGGAATATGCAAATATTCAAGACAGGAAAGAAACATACAAATATCAAATGACTCATGAGTGTTTGGAATTCAATCCGTCAACATGTCTCTGCTATTTGCTTTTCTTGTGAGCTTAGTGACTGACTACGTGAATGCTGTCACACTGGAACAGGCACATATTTCTAACTACTTTATCTCTTTAGTGACGTCACACACAGCACCCTTAGTATATATTGAATGAGTCATGTTTTGTCACATAATCAGaggtattttttctttttatcttctaTTTATGAAGTAAAGTTCACTGCATTCTACTGCCACGGCAACgtttacaaaacatttcctaACAGTGACTTTATTCACATGAAGTTGAATTTAATCTAGTTTCCAACTTTTACACAATATCCAGTAGTGTCCCAGTACCTTGATGGCTTCTTCATATtcatctgaaataaaaataaataaataaagagtaaGTTAGTTGGACGATTGACAAAAAACCACTTAACAATGTTTGGTTATATTCTACTAATTCTAAAAATTGAGATAAAGTATTTTTCTCACCTTGGCTGTTAATGCAAATCTGAAATAAAGAGAGAATAATATCAACATGAGTCAATGAACTCAGGCGAAACCAAAACATTATCACAGCTTTGTAAGTAATGTAAAAactagagcctgactgatatatCAGCTGGCCGATACTGGCCCATGACAGATATACTGACCGATATGAAATAGTGATGTCTCATGATTTTCCAATATTCTAATAGTCCTTAAATGAGAAACTTACAATATTAATATAACTATGGTTTTCTGTGAGAAAAGACAGTTTCTattgtttttctccttgttCTTACCAGCATCTggaaataacacaacaacaccaGCGAGCGTTTTATCACAGGActcatgttattattatcaCCATGCTGTagttaaacatgtttatcaCTGCCTTTTCCATATGAGATCACTGCATATTGTGTAGCTTTTTTGAATGAATGACATCACTTAACTTCAATGCAGCCATTAAAAGCAGGAGAAGACAACACTAATGTCATTCAACAATTTAACGGTATATAAATATAAGATGATACACAGTCTCATATCATGAGAACTAGGGGTCGAATGATATAACTGTTTCAGAACCGATActggtgattaaaaaaatcaagagaCTGAAAAATCATATTTGTGGCTGTTACAGCATCACTGCCATTATTATATCAACTGAGAAAACTGACACGTTAGAGTACGTTGGAGTTAgcagaaatacagtaaaacaacCTTACCACTCATTGTGCATGTCAGTTATATTGTCCAGATGGCTTGTAACCAACTGTACAGCCTCATGATCGGAATGACGGAGGCAATATAACATTTACAGCTCTTTAATTTTGCTAACAATCCAACTGTGAGAAGGGCAGACGCAAACAGTATAGCATACAGGAAaagacagcatgtttttttttaacctccaaCACTGATTAATTATAGCATGTCACCTATTAGATATTGTTGTAGGAACGTTTTTAaaaattagtttattttctcagctatctgacagaaaaaaatcccaGATACCGACGATCAGACGATTCTGAATATCGGCCCCAATAATCAGCCAGGGCCAATAATTGCTCTCGCATATTAATATCGACATCGGCTCCAAAAATTAAATATCGGtcgagcacacacactcacacacactcttacctCTTCATTATCCTCATCAAAGTATTTGACCTGAAAGTGATTGATCCCAAAAGACGCCTTGATCTGAAACATAGAAGGAAGCTGACATCAGGTCCACAGCACACGTTTCTTGTCTGTCCCACACGTGTTATGAAAACATCAATAatggaagagggagaaaaaaaaaacctccacagctAGCTTGCTGTACAAAACGATTCACAGCCAACTGAAAAGATTTAGCTTCACCTACGTGTGACGTTACGTGCTCGTTAACGTTAAAATAACTGCCTGTAAACACGTTTTGTCGCAGCAGGTACCGACTGTCCTTCAGGTGGCCCATTGTTTACGTGGTTAGGCCACGTCTGGGCCTACTTTTCACCAAACTGCGCCAGCGTTTAGCCAACACGCTCAGCTAGCTGCTTACCCAGGCTTCAACGGATTCCCACTCCAGTTTGTCCAGATCCTGATCCAGAAATCTCTTCACGTTGCCCCGGAAGTTGACTTTAATAGTTACAGGCAGCCCCATGTCAGCCGTCTATGCGTGTATAATGGCTATCATTTGCGGTGACACCGGCCTATTTGATCCCTGTTGCCCTCGACTGTCTTTTCTTGTTTACATCGTCAGCTGCGTCTAGAAAAATACGGTGACGTTTTCGCGCGTGCGCAGCGAAGCCCCTTGCGCGCCTTGCGTCCGCGTCGCGCGTCGACGACGTCATCTTTAAGCTCACAAGTGTGGCTGACAAACAGTGAGCCACACGTTCGCGACCGAATTTAATGCTGTTGGGACAATCGCTCTTCGCATATTTGACCACATAAGATGTCTTCACTCCTCAAGGTGGACAATGAAATTAAAACCAAGGTGAGCGTCGTCTCCTGTGAGCCCGCGCTGAGGTTATACGGCGCGTTGTTGCTATCTACCTGCTAGCATGTTAGCCACGTTTTTTGTAGCATGATGTGAGAGCTCTGATAAGGCCAGGCTAGTAACGGCTAACCGGCTTGTTTCCCGCCCGCTACGATACACCTGTCAGACCTTCACACAGGTGACGTGTCAGGGTGACGTTAAGACTCACAAGGAGTGAATGGAAGTTAATGTTACATCGCTCTTTCTATGACATAACAGCTAATGTTGGGAGAGCACATGAACGGAAAGGGCctcagttagcatgttagccaaCCCAACAGACTGCCGTCTGGATAGCGTCATGTTGCCAATTTAACGTCGAAGCCTCTATATTAATGTCATTTATAGTCTTCATGGTGATCACTAAATAAACCAAGTCTAATACAACTGAAACCATCAGCTGCCTTTAGCAAAGAAACTAAGCGTGTTTTCTCATTGATCTTGTCTGACATATGGActcttgtttttgtatgtttgcagGTTGATGCTTTCAGGGAACGAATAACTTCAGAAGTAAGTAATAAATACTAttataatcaaaacaaacaagagttGTTTTCAAGCCAGAATCGGCTAACAGTTTGCATTTCTTTCAGGCAGAGGATCTAGTTGCGAATTTTTTCCCAAAGAAGTTACTGGAACTCGATCACTTCCTCAAGGTTAGTAAATGTTATTCTAATCAAGTACGTGTTGTGTAGTTTCagatctgtgtctgtctttgtcaggAGTGGGTGGTTAAATGTAGTTTTATATGTTGTAGTAACATACACAGACATGATAAAGGGGGTGACTACTACAGtataaatgttgtgttgaaaaAGTAGTTTAATGGTGTGTATCAGGGTTCCCACACATCCTGGAAAAATATCAGTTAAattgttgatcattttcatgatttaaaatggtgagaaatgttaatcagtgtttcccagagcccaagaTGATGTATTTTCTCGTCTTGCCCACAACCACATGATATccagtttactgtcaaagagaaggaaagaaaccagaaaacattcacattcatacCTGCCAACATTACACATACACCTCAGATTAatgcaacaaatacaaaattacatttcatcaagAAAAATAGCTCAATTggtttccttgtttttcttcaggacCCCATCATAAACATCACTGAACTGAAGGAGATCCACTCGGAGATAAACCTGACGGTGCCGGACCCCATCCTGCTCCCAAACCTACATGACGGACTAGAAGCGGTGAGGCTCCATTTTAAGAGCTGATATAATTATTCAACTACTGTGTAAAGAGCAGAGGTGAGACCCTGTTTTATCTGCTCCACAGCAAAATGCCaaaaagaggaagctggaggatgGAGACAAGGAGGACATTGGTGAGTAGAAAAATGGTTGTCAAGCCATCATCtatttaatcatcatcatcattccgGGTTTAAGTTCGTCtcttaaatctttatttatttgacccTCCTCTGTCTTGTTCACCCAGTGACGGGCACCAAGGTCTTTGTCATGCCCGGTGGGATGATGAAGAGCAACGGTAACCTTGTTGATCTTATCGAAAAGGTCAAACCAGAGATCAGGACGCTCATAGAGAAATGTAACACTGTAAGTAATGTTTCAAAACATTAGTCACACTCTTTTATCTTGGTACCGTTGTGCAGCAGTGACCCTGCATGAGTGCCAAGTCACAAGCATTGaggttaaaataaatgaaggacTAATGAGGACTTTTCACCTGCAGGTCAAAATGTGGGTTCAGCTGCTGATCCCCAGGATAGAGGACGGCAACAACTTCGGAGTGTCCATCCAGGAGGAGACGGTAGCTGAACTCAGAACAGTTGAAGGGGAGGCAGCATCCTACCTCGATCAGATATCAAGGTACGAGGCATGAAACTGTTGACACGCCAGATCACTCAGCTGCAGCACTTATTTTTgctacagttttgttttttgtttttttgggttatgatttaatttaaattttgacTCCCTTCTTCACCCCTAGATACTACATCACAAGGGCAAAGCTGGTTTCTAAAATAGCAAAATATCCACATGTGGTAAGTGAATATTATCTAAAAAATTAATGAAAGCACAACAGATGACCTGGGATGTTCCAAACATCAACTCTCCCTCACCTTTAAACTGCATCGTGAACTAAGATTAGTGGActagaaaacagtcaaaaaaagaGATCTGTAGATTAGGTTTGTGACCAGACGGGTGACCAGAAATGACCCAACCTGCCTGTGATGTAACTACTTGTAGTTCGGGTTTTgtctctctgattggttgacgTCCATCTATTTGTTATCGATACTGAAGCTGAAATGAGGCTGGTCTGTTTAGTCCTGTTGAAGCCAAGACACGTCCCCTCACTTTAAAGCTTTTACTGTGAGATAGCAGCCATAAGAAATGTGACCTGAACTCCTGGATTATTTGCTGCATCATTTCCTGCGAGTCCTTCATACAGGAAATGTTTGAAGCCAGGATGAGAATGTCGGAGAAAAATGGGGTTtggtttcattcatttctttagGAAAGCTTTAAGTAGCAACTACTAAAGAAGTCTGCTAGTAGCAATATAACTTCAACTGAACCCGACTGTTGTGTCAGACAATAAACAATTCAACTTTATATGGTACTTTCAGGTCACAAAGcagtaaaaagaggaaaaaggttgtttttatgCTCACTGTGAGACTTTTGATAGATAATTTGTTTATTGTAGTAtctcctttatttatttttaataggAGGACTATCGGCGCACAGTAACCGAGATTGATGAGAAGGAATACATCAGTCTGAAGATCATAGTATCGGAGCTCCGAAATCAATACGTacgttgtgtttttattcctcatttCGCTTTAAAACTTTCCTTCACACCAACGTTTTAATTTAAGTATTTTCAcaccatcttttcttttcttcttctgaagGTAACGTTACACGACATGATCCTGAAGAACATTGAGAAGATTAAGAGGCCTCGAAGCAGTAATACTGACGCGTTGTACTGATGTTCATCCAGCCATTTCAACCTCCACCTCccatctccacctctctcctcctcctcctcctcctcttcctctccccctccgtCTCCCTGCCATGACTGTCCAGCTACAGTAAcctggtcctggtccaaagGACTCCGTCTAGACATTCACCTCCTTCAGTACAATCAACTCAGCCCAGTACAGAAACATCAGCTTCCATAGATGGACATGACgcacatgtttttgttttaattgtacaatattttttcttgttttaaaccCTTGGAAGACATAAATATTCTCATAGACGACAAAAAAGCgctatgtattttttaattttaattaaacGTTTCGTCCTCAGATTTTTTGTGAAATTGCTTCATTTATAGCTCTTAGGAAACATCGTTTTCCCGCCCGCCGCTCCACTGAATGTTGACTCTTTACTGAAGTCTCGTGTTAGATTCACTGCATGTGACGGTAGTTTTAAAAAGAATCCAGAACatgatgctgttttaatttttcCTCTGAATGTTGTACATTACACAGTTTAGTCATAACAAACATGAAGTCTGCAGGTTTTAGTTCCACAGGCTTATCggttttcagtgaaaatcaCCAAAGCGTCTTTCACCGGGGCATTGACtctatttaataaaaacatttttaataacatttttgattttgtttttggtattctttttgtctgttttgtagAAATCGATTTATTGGACATCAGATTAAGTGTAGAGTAAGTTTATTCCTGCACATATCAAGATGTTCAGTCACACATCCGTACGTTTGTGTTGAGGTTCacaataaaatagattttataACCGAGGACACAGTTGGGTTGTAATGTTTGATCTCGACCTGCAGGTGTCACTGTGGCGTCGATTCACCATCAGCAgaacagaagacagacacacacacacttgactcaAAACACTGGGTGAATAAATTCAGTCTGGAAACACTGTGACACACTTTGTGAAACAgagctgcatgtttttgttgtcctgAAGAAACTCTGGTGATGAGATAAGATCCGTCCAGCACAACTGATGGAAGCTGCGTGGAGATGTTCACCGTGTGTGACGCTGCTGCTGTTCAACCTAAAGATATGACGCAGCAGAAAAGAGCTACGAGCCCTCAGAGATAAGATGGTTTTAACAGCCACCATTATTATGTCATCGATGGAGTCTCACATCTTCCATCCCACCTCGACTCCGTCTACAAGTGAACACTTTACTTACCCTGAttggtgggggaaaaaaaaatgttttccaaatattatctttttaatttccttttttttactgatggaaaaaaaatcacatgggGAATCGTGGAAAAATAATGCATACATAATACACGGAAAATAAAATTTTTCTCCTACCAAAactttttcacaca encodes the following:
- the psme3 gene encoding proteasome activator complex subunit 3 translates to MSSLLKVDNEIKTKVDAFRERITSEAEDLVANFFPKKLLELDHFLKDPIINITELKEIHSEINLTVPDPILLPNLHDGLEAQNAKKRKLEDGDKEDIVTGTKVFVMPGGMMKSNGNLVDLIEKVKPEIRTLIEKCNTVKMWVQLLIPRIEDGNNFGVSIQEETVAELRTVEGEAASYLDQISRYYITRAKLVSKIAKYPHVEDYRRTVTEIDEKEYISLKIIVSELRNQYVTLHDMILKNIEKIKRPRSSNTDALY